The nucleotide sequence TCGAGGTTTTCATAAACACTTTATAACTGAGGTTGCCCTCATTGCATTTGGCATACATATCAATTAAGGCAGTTTCCATAACTACCTCAGACTCAATGTTTTGCCTTATTGCCCACGCATGTAGGCACTTACCGTGTTTCAAAGAAACCAAATCACCACAGGCCGATAGCAGAGAAGCTACACTAACCAAATTCGGTTTCACCCCTTCCAACTGCATTGATCGACACAACATCAGAGCACTTCTTGCATCACCATTCACAACATATCCATTAATCAAAGTTGTCCAAGTCACCACATCCTTTTCTTCCATCCCATTCAACAACAAACGCGCTTCCTCCATCTCACCGCACTTAACATACATATCCAACAATGCATTCCTAACAACCACATTCCCCCAATACCCTTTCTCAAGAGTCAACGCACGAACCTCTCTCCCAAGCTCCACATTCTTTAAAACCCCACAAGCCTGCAAAACTGAAACCACAGTAGCACAATCAACTCCCACACCCTCATCCACCATTCTACTATAAACCCTCAACGCATCCTCCGCACAATTATTCCGAAACAACCCATTAATCAAAGTATTCCAAGACACCACCGTACGTTCTTGCATCAACTCAAAAACCAACCGCGCCGCTTCTTTCTCCCCAACATTCATATACATTGCCAACAAAGAATTCTGTACAAAACTGTTCAAATCAAACCCACACTTAGCAGTCTGCCCATGAACTCCAACACCCATatcaacaaacaacaactcacTACAAGCCTTAATAACAATTGGGTACGTAAAGTGATCCGGCATAGCCCGACCCGAATGAAGCATTTCAACAAACATGTTAAGTGCATCATGGGGGCGACCCATTTGAACATACATTCTCATCATAGTGTTCCAGGAAAATAAATTTCGTTTAGGCAATTTATCGAACAGTTGGGAGGCGTAGGAAGCATGGTGGCATTGCGCGTAGGTTGTGGCGAGCTTAGAGGAGAGTTGGGACGATGAGAATAAGCCATAGGTGATGATTAAAGCATGAAGTTTTTTGGTTTCTGAAAGAGAATTTGAAGCTGAATATTTTCGTAAGAGGGATTCAAAGTGTGATGCTGCAATGGTGAAAAATCTATTCGCTTTGTTCATTGTGACATCTATTCATCAGTTTCAAACACAAAGTCCTCGGTCTATATATACTGTTCGGCGTACCCAACCCGTATTCGTATTTCTCGCCCATATAACCCGTCCACTGATCTCACCCCAATTTAAGACAGTAATAGTTAAATTAAATTGTgctttataagaaaatatataatatttaaggttaaatataattttagttgATACTATTctctccgtcccataataagaGAGTATTTGCAACAAAATATTGTCTTAAAAAATTTGACCCAATTcactttataatataatattaattaatttttttttcttcaattataactctaattaatattattttcaccaCTCCCAATTCAATGTATTATAAACTTAATTACAGTTTTGGTCCTCCCATTTTGACCAGCTCACGAAAATAATCATACCTCtttcaaatcgaacaaaatcgtccctaaactatcatttttttttgcagttttagtccttacctcctattttcaactccagaaacacACATAAATGgtagttttagtccaaccacctatgctctaccatgaaataaacaagaaataaagcatgtgggtacaaggaatctattatattcagcacactaacaaaaaaaaccctaatttctaagacatgttacatacctgatacatgtcttagaaattagggttttttttgttagtgtgctgaatataatagattccttgtacccacatgctttatttcttgtttattttatggtagagcataggtggttggactaaaactacCATTTATGTGTGTTTATGGAGTTGAAAATAGGGGgtaaggactaaaactgcaaaaaaatgatagtttagggacggttttgttcgatttgaaagagacgggaccattttcgtgagctGGTCAAAATGCGatgaccaaaagtgtaattaagcctatattctactttacatttatgataaagaagaatgcaccaatacttgacAAATGcattcaaaaccatttttctctctctttttcttatacaatttttcttaatatatgtgaaatgagAAAAAAGCTCAGTTAaaatgagacggagggagtacaatttttataaatttggtCTCTACAAAAATCTATACAACCTTAGtcaatattttacttttataaGCATTAAATACAGATTAAAATTACcggtttttgttttaaata is from Medicago truncatula cultivar Jemalong A17 chromosome 1, MtrunA17r5.0-ANR, whole genome shotgun sequence and encodes:
- the LOC25485607 gene encoding pentatricopeptide repeat-containing protein At5g39350 → MNKANRFFTIAASHFESLLRKYSASNSLSETKKLHALIITYGLFSSSQLSSKLATTYAQCHHASYASQLFDKLPKRNLFSWNTMMRMYVQMGRPHDALNMFVEMLHSGRAMPDHFTYPIVIKACSELLFVDMGVGVHGQTAKCGFDLNSFVQNSLLAMYMNVGEKEAARLVFELMQERTVVSWNTLINGLFRNNCAEDALRVYSRMVDEGVGVDCATVVSVLQACGVLKNVELGREVRALTLEKGYWGNVVVRNALLDMYVKCGEMEEARLLLNGMEEKDVVTWTTLINGYVVNGDARSALMLCRSMQLEGVKPNLVSVASLLSACGDLVSLKHGKCLHAWAIRQNIESEVVMETALIDMYAKCNEGNLSYKVFMKTSKKRTAPWNAVLSGFVHNRLARNAVQLFKEMLLENVQPDSPTFNSLLPAYAILADLKQAMNMHCYLVKLGFLCKLEVASMLVDIYSKCGTLGYAHQIFDMIPLKDKDIIIWTAIIDAYGKHGYGEMAVSLFNQMVQSGEKPNEVTFTSVLHACSHAGLVDQGLSLFNLMLKKYQVIPSVDHYTCIVDLLGRAGRLNDAYNLIRTMPITHNHAVWGALLGACVIHENVELGEIAARWTFELEPENTGNYVLLAKLYAAVGRWRDAERVRNMVNEVGLRKTPANSLVEVSNM